The Mycobacteriales bacterium nucleotide sequence GGATCGCCTGGGTGACCATGCGCTTCGCCGCGGCTCGCTCGGTCATCGGCTGGTTGACCTGCGCGGCGTTCTCGAGGACCACCTTGAGCGTCACCGCTTCGGTGTCGTCGACCTTCACGCCGCCGGTCTGGGTGTGGAAGAAGACCTGTACGCCGGCGGCGGTCGCCGCCGCCCACACCGGGTCGAGGTCGCGGGTGTAGTAGCTGCGAGGCGGGGTGGCCGGCAGCAGGATGGCCTTGAAGCCGGCGGCCGCGACGCGCTCGATCTCGGCGACCGCATCGGGCACGTCGGTGATCGGCACCGGCGCCGTAGGGCAGATCCGGTCGAAGTACGGCGTGAAGCGCTCGATCAGGTAGTCGTTGTAGACCCGGGCGTGCGCCATCGACAGCTCGTGGTCGTCGGAGTACAACCCGAACAGCGACAGGTTCGGGTGCATGATCTGGACGTCGACGCCGTCGAGATCCATGTCCTCGATGATCAGCGCGGGATCGCCCTCGGGCATCCGGCCGCCGGTCTGCCGGTACCGCGAGACGGTCCAGCCTTCGTACCCCGCGGTGTGGAGCTTGCGGAAGATCGTCGCGCCGCCCTCGACCAGCGGCTCGTCGAGGGTGAAGTCCTCTTCCCACACCGCGCGGTCGCGCAGGTGGTGGGGGAGCCTGGTCTTGAACAGGTCGGTCGGTTCGAGAACATGCCCATCGGCGGAGACGACGAAGTCCTTCTTCTCGCGTGCGTCCATGGCGTTACTGTACCGATCGTTACAAACTTTGCGGAGGTGTCGTGGCGAAGCGCTGGCAGCGGCGGCCGGAGGGATCCACGTGGGGCGACTGGGGTGACGACGACGAGCTCGGCCGGATCAACCTGCTGACCCCGGAGAAGGTGCGGCAAGGGGTTCGCGAGGTCGAAGCGGGGATCGCGTTCTCGCTGAGCCTGCCGCTGGACTTTCCGGGCGGCACCGCCTTGAACCAGCGCCGCCACCCGCCGAAGCTCTCGCCGACCGAGGACATGAACGGCGTACCAGGCGTCTTCTACAACGTCCGGATGAGCGAGATGGCGGACTGGGGGGATCCGCGCTACGTCGACGTGTGGGCCGATGACGTGGTGACGCTGTCGCTGCAGTACTCGACGCAGTGGGACTCACTCGCCCACGTCGGAGCGGAGTTCGACGCCGACGGTGACGGGATCGAGGAGGCCGTCTACTACAACGGCTACCGCGCGGGCGTCGATCTCGTCGGGCCGTCGGATGACGCGCGCGGTGACGGGTCGGGGCATCGCGGGTTCGCCCACCACCTCGGGCTCGAGCACATGGCCGCCCACGGGGTGCAGGGACGCGGCGTACTCGTCGACCTGCACAAGCATTTCGGCGACGAATGGCGCGCGGTCGACCTCGCCGCACTGCAGGAGGTGATGGCCGCGGACCGGGTGGTGGTGGAGCCGGGGGACATGCTGTTGATCCACACCGGCTTCGCCACCCGGGTGCTGGAGTGGAACCGGGAGCCGGATCCGCGCGCCATCCACCGGACCGGGACCTGGCTCGATGCCCGCGACCCGGCGATGCTCGAGTGGATCGCCGACTCGCAGATCTCGGCCTTGGTGGCCGACAACTACGCGGTCGAGGGGTTGCTCGGCAAGGATCCCGACCCGTCGCGGCACTCGTTCCTGCCCATCCACCACCTCTGCCTGTTCCGGCTCGGCGTGCCGCTCGGCGAGATGTGGTACCTGCACGAACTGGCTTCGTGGCTTCGTGAGAACAACCGGTCGCGCTTCTTGCTGACCGCGCCGCCGCTGCGCCTCCCCGGCGCCGTCGGATCACCTCTCACCCCC carries:
- a CDS encoding cyclase family protein; this translates as MAKRWQRRPEGSTWGDWGDDDELGRINLLTPEKVRQGVREVEAGIAFSLSLPLDFPGGTALNQRRHPPKLSPTEDMNGVPGVFYNVRMSEMADWGDPRYVDVWADDVVTLSLQYSTQWDSLAHVGAEFDADGDGIEEAVYYNGYRAGVDLVGPSDDARGDGSGHRGFAHHLGLEHMAAHGVQGRGVLVDLHKHFGDEWRAVDLAALQEVMAADRVVVEPGDMLLIHTGFATRVLEWNREPDPRAIHRTGTWLDARDPAMLEWIADSQISALVADNYAVEGLLGKDPDPSRHSFLPIHHLCLFRLGVPLGEMWYLHELASWLRENNRSRFLLTAPPLRLPGAVGSPLTPVATV
- a CDS encoding amidohydrolase family protein, with product MDAREKKDFVVSADGHVLEPTDLFKTRLPHHLRDRAVWEEDFTLDEPLVEGGATIFRKLHTAGYEGWTVSRYRQTGGRMPEGDPALIIEDMDLDGVDVQIMHPNLSLFGLYSDDHELSMAHARVYNDYLIERFTPYFDRICPTAPVPITDVPDAVAEIERVAAAGFKAILLPATPPRSYYTRDLDPVWAAATAAGVQVFFHTQTGGVKVDDTEAVTLKVVLENAAQVNQPMTERAAAKRMVTQAIHSTFVPQQLICQLVGGGVPERFPDLHFHLIEFNAHWLSSLVGGMDKCWVTGIGQDADWWLGKWDDSRPANDQPDMAQLFRLNEKWPYPLMPSEYVRRQFHVQFQDDPVAIACRHITGLSTLTWGNDYPHAEGTFRGSRELIKQLFTGVPDDERKAILGGTLAGLLGFEVPVAV